GGCAAGGCACGGGTGACGATGCTGCTGGAGATGCGAAGGGTCCTGACGCCCGCCCAGCGAAACACGCTCGCCGAGCTGGAGGACGACGACTGACCGCGCGGGGCCGCGGGAGCGGAGCGCCGCCGCGGTTGGGGCAGGGGGTGCGTCATTCGAAGCGCAGCGCCTGCACGGGGTGCAGCTCGGCCGCCTGGCGAGCGGGGAAGAGCCCGAAGAGGAGCCCCACCGAGGCGGCGGTTCCGAAGGCGATGAGCACGCTCACGAGGGAGAAGGCCGTAGCCCACCCCGCGTAGAGGGTGATGCCCTTGGCCATCCCGAAGCCGATCACGGTGCCGATCGTGCCCCCGGCGAGGCAGACGAGCACCGTCTCGATGAGGAACTGCCTCAGCACGTCACGCTTCGACGCGCCGATGGCGCGACGCACGCCGATCTCGCGCGTTCGCTCCGACACGTTCGCGAGCATGATGTTCATGATGCCGATGCCGCCGACGAGAAGCGAGATGCCCGCGATCGACCCCATGACGATGTTGAAGATGCGCTGGGTCCGCTGCGCCTGAGCGAGAAGCTCCTCGGGCACCATCACTTCGTAGTCCTCCACGTCGCGGTGCTGCGGGCCGACGATCCCCCGGATCGCGCGAGCGGTCACGGAGAGCTGGGAGGCGTCGGCGACGCGGACCGCGATCTCCTCGATGGCCGCCGGGTCGCCGGTGCGCGGGAAGCGCCGGAGCGCGGTCGTGATCGGGAGGTAGACGTCGCGGTTGATGTTCCGTAGCTTGATGACGGCCCCCCGGCCCTCGCGGATGAGCTTCGGCTCCATTACGCCGACCACCTGGCACGAGCTCTGACCGATGGTGAGCGCAGCCCCGAGCGCGTCGGCATAGCCGAACAGGTCCTGCTTCAGCTCGGAACCGAGCACGCAGACCCTCTTGCTGTCCCGGAGGTCGAAGGGCGAGAGGAAGCGCCCCTGGCCGACCCGGAAGTTCGTCACATCCTGATACTCCGGGGTCGTGCCGACGACCTGGGCGACGCCCTGGCGAGCCCCGAAGCGCGCCTCCTGGTCCAGGAACTTGACGGGCGCGACGCCTAGCAGGCCGGGCAGCCGGTCCCGGACGAGGAGCGCGTCGTCGTAGGTGAGGCCGCGCGAGAAGCGGCGCTCCGCCTCCGCTCGCATCTCGCCCGTCAGCTCGAGCCGTTTCACGCGGATGTTGTTCGTCCCGAGGAGCTTGATCTGCTCGGTCGCCTCCCGCCGCGCGCCCTCGCCGATCGACATCATGGAGATGACCGCCGCCACCCCGAATACGATCCCGAGCGTGCTGAGCAGGGTGCGAAGCTTGCGCACGAGGAGGCCCCTGATGGCAATGTCGATGCTGTCGGACCAGTGCAGGGTCGGTCTCCCTCTAGGAGTCCGTCCGAGTAATCATGGTGAGCGAGGCGAACGAGCCGGGGAGCGAGAGCGGCAAGCGCAGCGACGACCGACGAGGTGCGGCGCGCGGGACGCGCGCCGGGAGTTGGTCGCCGCAGGAGGGAGGAGCGAGCACGCCGCTCGCAGCCCCCGGATCGTTCGCCGCAGCCGCCATGATTACTCGGACGGCCTCCTAGGCCCCCGGCGCCGCCGCCGCGGGCGGCTGCTTCGAGTCGCTCACGATGTGGCCGTCGCGCATGTGGATCGTCCGCTGCGCGTAGGCCGCCACATCGGGATCGTGCGTCACCAGCACGATCGTCGTCCCCCGGCGGTTCAGGTCGACGAAGAGCTTCATGATGTCCTCGCCCGTCTTGCTGTCGAGGTTCCCGGTCGGCTCGTCGCCGAAGAGGAGCAGCGGCTCGACGACGAGGGCGCGCGCGATGGCGACGCGCTGCATCTCTCCGCCCGAGAGCTCCGTCGGCCGATGTCGCCCCCTCCTCTCGAGGCCGACCTCGCGGAGGATGGCGAGGCTCCGCTCGCGCCGGAGGGGGCGCGCGACCCCGGCGTACACGAGCGGCAGCTCGACGTTCTCGAGGACGTCGTGCTGCGAGATCAGGTTGAAGGCCTGGAAGACGAAGCCGATCTTCCGGTTGCGGATGCGCGAGAGCTCGGTGTCCTCGATCTGCTCGACGGCCACGCCATCGAGGCGGTAGCGGCCCCCGCTCGGCCGGTCGAGGCAGCCGAGGAGGTGGAGGAGCGTCGACTTGCCTGACCCCGACGGTCCCATGATGGCGAGGAACTCGCCCCGCTCCACTGCGAGGTCCACGCCGCGCAGCGCTGGGACCTCGGTCGCGCCCGTCCAGTAGCTCCTGCGGAGCTCCGTGGCGTCGATCAGCATCTCAGGCGCGGTCGGCTGGCGGAGGATTCACGAGCACACGCTCGCCCTCGCGCAGCCCCTCCTCCACCACCACCAGGTGCTCGTTGCTCGGGCCGAGCACGACCTTGCGCTCCTCGATCCGCCTCCCGTACGGCACCAGGACCGCCTGGCTCCCGCCGCGCGCGAGGACAGCGGAGAGCGGGACCGAGAGCGCGTGGTCGCGGCGCTCGACGATGATGCCGACGCTCGCGGAGAGGCCCGGCCGGATCCGCTCGTCCTTGTCATCGACCTTGACGGTCACGTCGAAGACCTTGACGCCGGAGGGTGTTCCCGCCGGGGTCAGCTTCATCCTCGCGAGCGACCCGATCTTCAGCACCGTGCCGCGGAAGGTCACTCCCGGGAGCGAGTCGAGCTTGAGCTCGGCCGGTCCGCCCACCTGGACCTTGCTGATGTCGACCTCGTTCACCTCCGTGTCTGCGACGATGGTCGAGGGGTCCGGCAGGTAAAGGATCGGCTGGCCCTCGTAGGGGATCATGCCGAGCTGTATCTTATCGTTCCCCTTGTTCTCACTCGCCTTGGCGTAGACCACGACCCCGTCCTTCGGGGCCGTGATCTCCTTCACCTTGAGCCTCGTCTCGGCGGTCCGGATGAGCTGCTCGGCGCGCGCGATGTTGGCCTTCTCGCGCTCGACGCCGGCCTCGTAGGACTCGAGCTGCGAAGCCATCCCGCGCTTGGCCTTCTCGAGGGCGAACTGCGCCTGCTCGAGCCGGACAGTCGCCCGCTCGAGCTCGGCCCGGGTGGCCCCGGCCTTCACCCGCTGGAGGTTGAACTGCGCCGCCTGGAACGTCGTCTTGGCCTCGAGGGCCTTCAGCTCGGCGTCCTCGAGCGTCTCCCGCGTGATGTACCCCTTCTCGACCAGCCCCGGGAGCAGCTTCCGCTTTGCCTCCGCGTTATCGAAGGCGAGCTGTGCCCGCCGCACCTCCATCTGCGCCTGCGTGAGCTCGCTCGGGAGCGGCCGCTTCTTGAGCTCGTCCAGGTCGAGCTGGGCGAAGCGGACCTCCGTCTCGAAGCGGGCGATTTCGGACTGCAGCCGGTGCCGCTGCGCCTCCAGGTCCGTCTCGGCCTTGTGCAGATCGGCTTCCGACACGTCGCGGGCGGCCTTCGCCTCCTCGAGCTGCATTTCGTACTTGCCCGGGTCGAAGCGGGCGAGCACGTCGCCCTTCTTGGCGTACGTTCCCTCGGGGATGAGGTAGATTATCGTGAGGTCCTTCGCGGCGCTGATCGTGGCCGAGTCGAGCGCCCGCAGCTCCCCGGGCTCCGTGATCTTGGCCACGAACTCCCCGGGCCAGACCTCGAAGAGGTCCTCGGCCTTCAGCTGCACACCCGAGCCGAGCGAGAAGTAGACCGCGATCACCCCGAGGGCAGCCGCGATCGCCGCCCAGTGGCGGGGGCGGAGCACCACCCCCGCGTCCGCGAGCCGCTCGCGCACCGGCCGGAGCCGGCGCTCGATGTCCTCGCTCAGCGGCCGGAGCCGCCGCTCGATGTCCTCGACCACCGGCCGGAGTGGCTGCTCGATCCTTTCGCGCAGCGGCCGGAGCCGCTGCCCAATCGCTTCGAAGAGCAACCCGAGCCGCCGCCCGATCCCCTCGTCGATCACCGACCGCGCGCGGCCCCCGATGCGCGTCATCCGAACTCTAAATTTGGCCTGCAATGCTCGCCTCCAGCTCGGCCAAGCCGATATCGTAGTCGACGATCGATCTGAGCAAGTCGATCTCCCCGTCGCGGATGTCCTCCTGGGCGTCGGTAACGTCCTTGTTGGTGGCCTGGCCGAGGGCAAACCGCGCCCGGGCGATCTCCAGCTTGCCCTCCGCCTGCTCCACGCTCACGGCGAGCGGCTTCATGCGCTCCAGGCTCGTCCGGAGCCTGATCTCGGCGGTCCGGACCTGCAGCTCGACGAGCCGCTTCGTCTGCGCGAGCTGGGTCTCGAAACGCGTGTGCTCGATCCTCGCCCGCGAGAGAAGGGATCGCGCGGCGACATTTCCGAGCGGATATGAGAAGAGCAATCCCGCCGCCCATTCGTCGCCGCGGAAATCCAACGCGCGACCGACCGTCGTCCCGGTCTGTGTCCTGCCGTACGCGGCCGTGAGATCGACGTTCGGCAGGAGGCCATTTTGCGCCACCCGGACGTTCAGCCAGCTCTTCTTGAGAGCCTCGTCGGCGGCCATGATCTCCGGTCGGCGCTCGTTGGCCAGGGCGATCCACGTCTCCAGATCCGATGGAATGGGCTGGAAGTCGATCGCCTCGTGCCGGACTTGCGTCTCCGTGCCGATGGGCACGCCGAGGACGTCGCTCAGGGCGTTCTGTGCCAGCTGGCGGTTCCCCTCGGCCCTCGCGAGCGTCTCCGCATCCTGCGCGCGGATGATCTCGGCGCTGTAGACGTCGCGCTTGGTCACCAGGCGGGCCTTGAAGAGGGCATTGGACGCTTCGATCAGGGCCTCGTCCCTCGCGAGCGCGTCCTGCGCGACGTCGATGATCAGGTCCGCGAGGATGGCGTTGTAGTAGGCGGCCTTGGTCAGGGCCATGACCGTCAGGATGTCGGCCTGAAGCTGCGCCGCGGCGATCCGCCAATCGTACTCGGCGTCCTTGATCGGCCGGGTGGCCACGTAGATGCGTCCCCCGCGCAGGAGCGGCTGCAGGATCCTGACGGTGTAGTTCGACACGAACTCGCGAGGGGGTCGCTCTCCGGCGGTATCCGTCCTTCTGAAGAAGCCCTCCACACCGATGTTGCCTCCCGTGGGGATGTTCTCGCTGATGAAGGCGGCGGGCGTGCGGATGCTGGTGTCCGAGATGCGCCGACCGTCCAGGATGATGCGGTCATCGTTCAGCCTCTCTATCCCCACCTCCTTCCTACGCGACGCGGTCAAGCTGGCGCCGACGAGCGGATGGAAGATCGCCTTGGCCCTCGCGATCTCGGTCTCCAGCGCGTCCTCGTTCAGCCTGGTGATCTGGAGGGGCAGGTTCTTCTCGAGCCCAAGCTCGACCGCTTCCTCGAGCGCCAGCGAGAGCTTCTCGGGGGGCGCCGGGGCTCCCGGCAGCCGTTTGCGACGGATATCGTCGAGGACGCGCTTGATCCTGCCCAGGTCCTCCTCGGAGATGACCGTGTGGTTGCGGCCTCTGCCCTCAGGATTCTTCGTCAGGTACGCGTACATCCTCTCACCGAGCGGCGCCGCGCCCGCGGCGGGCTGCCCGAGCTTCGGCAACACGGTGTCGCGCCAGCGCCGTGTGACCTCCTTCTCCGCGGCGGTGATCGCCGCGAACGCGCTCTGCCCTTCGAGCGGGATTTTCCCGTCGAGGCCGGCGGGCGCTGGGGCCGTGACGGGTTGCTCGAAGGGCGCGCGCTTCACCTGGGGGCCGGAGGTCCGTACCGGAGCGGCAGGCGCCGCCCGGCGGGAATCGTCAGTCGCTACACGCGGAGGTTCCGAGGCCATCGAGTCGGGCGTCGGCGGGAGAGGAAGCTGCGAGAGGAGGAGAACGCCAAGCGGTGGTACCAGGCGTGACCTCGAGCGCATCATCCGTTCCTACGTTCAGCGCACCCTGCGTCTTGCCGGAGGTCTCCCAGGGCAATTCCCATGCAGCCCGCTACTGGCCGCCGCCGCCCGGTTGTTTCTTGACGATCTCCGTCTGCGGCGTCACCGTCACCGTCGCGCCGAGCAGGGTGAAGGTGTTCCGCGCGCCATCTACCTGGCTCACGCGGCCCTCGAGCTTCGTCGCACGCGACCCCTGCTGCTTCGGCGGCTTGATGCGGACCTCGCTCGCCTTGAGGACACCGTCCGCGCCGAGCGTTCCATCCACGGAGATCCACTGCCCTTGCTTGAAGTCGGCGAACACGATGGGCTCGCGGCTCTCGCCGGCGAGCGCGGTCTCGGCCGACGTTGAAATCTTGATTCCCATTACGGCGAGTGTCCTGGCCGTCGCATCGACGCTCTCGATGACACCGCCCAGACCGTCCTCCTCCCCCTGCCGGGTGTCGATCTCGATCAGGTCCGCCGCCACGGCCCTCGGTCCGACGAGCCGGCCCTTGACCTCGACGCGCGTCCCGGCCTGCAGCTCGCCCGGGAACGCCGCCAGGGTCGGGGCCGCCATCCCGCACACCCATGCCGCCGACACGGCGACGAACAGAGCCCTTCGTCCGACTATCGTGCTGCCGCTCCTCGTCATGCGTGAACCGACGATGGTGTGGGGCGGAAGGTTGACACCTCACGCGACCTCCCGGACGAGCCACGGGGCCACCGTTCGCAGAGGAGGCTCGCGGCGAGGTCGGGCGCTGCCGATGCGCTCGACTTCGTACCGCCTCGTGGTGACTAACGCTCACCAACTTACGTGACTATGCCCCCAGGAGCCGGCTCCGGGGCGCTCCGAGGGCCCCGCCCTCGCCCGACCACCATCGATGTTCTCTTGACCGCACGACCCTCGCCGGCATACGAGCGGCCAGCGAGGAGGGGGGTCCCATGGTACGCAACGACGCTTCGCGGCAGAGGGGGAGGTCATCGAGCGGTACGGGCCGAAGGGTCTGACGCGAGCCGCGTAGAGCCGCCCCGATGGGCCTTTCCGCAGCAGCGGCGAACCTCGAGTGGGGCGAGTGCATCGTGCCGGTCGCCCCCGTGCCGCCCGCCCTGCGGGCGGAGGTACGCAAGGCCGTCGGCGCGGTGCCCGGCTGGCTCGCGCGCCTGGCGCCGAGCCCGTGGCTCGTGCGGGGGCTGTGCGAGATCATCAAGCGGCCGATCGCCCACGCCCCGCTCGAGGTCTGCGACCTGGTCACGCTGGTGGTGAGCCAGGAGAACTCCTGCCGCTACTGCTACGGCGTCCAGCGCGCGGTGCTCAAGATATTCGGCCAGCGCGACGAGTACATCGATGCGCTCGTGCGCGATGGGCAGGTCGGCGAGCTGACGCCGGCGGCGCGGGCGGCGCTCGACCTGGCCCGGCGGCTGACGCGCGCGAACCCCCGGCCCGGCGGCGCCGACTTCGAGGCGCTGGTCCGTGCCGGGTTCAGCCGCGCGGCCGCCGCGGAGGTCGTCTTCGCGGCGGCGGGCAACGCCATCACGAACCGCGTCGGGACGCTCCTGGCTCTGCCCCCGGAGCCGCTCGTGTCGTTCGTCGCGAGCCCGGTCTTCCGCCTCGTGCGGCCGCTCCTCGCGTGGCGCATGCGCCCGCGGCCGCGGGCGCCGGAGCCGGCGCCGCACCCGGACGACGGGCCGTGCGCGGCGGTGGTCGCCGCGCTCGACGGCTCCCCCGCCGCCGGGGTGCTCCGCCGGACGATCGACGGCGCCTGGGCCTCGGCGGTCCTGCCCCGGCGGACGAAGACGCTCATGCTGGCGGTGATCGCGAGGGCGCTCGGCTGCGCGCACGGCGAGGGCGAGGCGCGCCGCCTCCTGGCGGCCGAGGGGCTCCCGCCGGCCGAGCTCGACGGCATCCTGGCCAACCTGGGCTCGCCCCGGCTCGATGCGCGCGAGGCCCGCCTGCTGCCCTTCGCGCGCGAGACGGTGCGCTACCAGCCGGCCGCCATCCAGCGGCGCACGCGCGAGGTCGCCCAGGGGCTCAGCCCGGAAGAGGTCCTCGAGGCGGTCGGCATCGCGGCGCTCGCCAACGCCGTCTGCCGGATGAGCGTGGTGATCGACGCGTGCTGATCCTCGCGGCGGCGCTGGCCGCCGTCGTGGTGGCGCTCGTCCTCTGGCTCGGCCACACGCGGCGGACGGCCGCGGCCCTGGAGGAGCGCCTGGCGGCCGCGGCGGGGAGCCTCGAGTCGCTGCAGCAGGCGTTCGCGCGCTTCGCGCCCGCCCAGGTGGTGGAGGACATCATCGCGCAGGGGGTGTCGACGCGCTCGGAGAAGAAGGAGGTGACGGTCCTGTTCGCCGACCTGAAGGACTTCACGGCCCTCGCCGAGCATCTCGATCCGGACCTCCTCGTGCGCATCCTGAACGGCTACTTCGAGCGCTTGAGCCGGGCGATCACCAATCACCGCGGCCACGTCGCAAAGTTCATCGGGGACGGCATCCTGGCACTCTTCGGGGCGCTCGAGGAAAACCCCTGGCAGACCAACGACGCCGCGCACGCCGCGCTCGCGATGCGGGCGGCGCTGGCCGACTACAACGCGGCGCTCGCCGCCGACGGCCTGCCGGCCCTCGCCATGGGCGTCGGCATCCATCGCGGCACGGTGGTCGCGGGGGTGATCGGCAGCGCCGAGCTGATCGAGTACGGCGTCATCGGCAGCGCCGTGAACCTGGCCGCGCGCGTCCAGGAGCTGACCCGGGCGCACGCCGTCGACGTCCTCGTCACCGCGGCGGTACGCGACGCGCTCGACCCGCGCTTCACCCTCCACGCCCTGCCGCCCCTCGAGGTGAAGGGGCTGCCCGCCCCGGTCGGCACCTTCGCCGTCGATCGCTTCGACGCCGAGACGCGCGCTCAGACGCCCTCGACCCCGTAGAGCTCCGCCACTTTGTCGGGCAGGACGAGGTCGCGCTCCGCCTCGCTCAGGTGGGCCGCGTGCCGGGCAAGCACCTCCCGGGACCACGGCCACGTCGAGTCGCTGTGCGGGAAGTCGTTGGCCCACATCAGCCGGCGCGGGTTCTCCAGTCGATTCCAGATGCAGGTCAGCCCCAGACCCGCGGCTTCCGTCCCCGCCACGGGTGCGCCTGCTCGAGCTGCGCCGCGAGGCGGAAGAGGGTGCCTCGTCCGCATAGCGCCCGACGAGCTGCATGCCGAGCGGCAGGCCGTCGGCGGTGTGGACGAGCGGCAGCGAGATCGCCGGCTGTCCGGTCAGGTTGAAGGGCGGCGTGAAGGGCAGGGCGCGCGCCTGCTTGCGGTTCAGCTCGCGCGGATCCTGCCCGGGCCCCAGGTCGCCGATCCGGGGGAGCGCGGTGCCGCGCATTGGCGTCAGAAAGACGTCACTTCGCGACCCGCTCGAGCGCGTCCTCGATCTCCGGGTCGATCGCGTGGCCGTCGGGGGTCTCGGCGGAGAAGGCGATGCGCAGGCGCCCGGGCGGCGTGCGGATCTCTTCCATGTACGGGGCACGCCTTCGGCGGCGGCGCATGGGGGCTGGCCGGTTCGGGATACCCCGTCGCGTCGAGCATGGCGGCGCTGTCCCGGACGGTGCGGCTCACGAGGTGCTCGACGACGAAGCCGATCGCCCGTTCGGCATCCTCCCCGCCGCCGGGGTTCCGGTCGCGCGTGATCTTCAGGCCCACCAGCCCGCAGCACGCGGCCGGGATACGGATCGAGAGTGATGACCCCGGATGCGGGAGCGGTCCGGGGTGCGGCGGGTGACGCGGCGCTGGAAGAGAAGCTGGACTTGGTCGGGCGGCCGACTTCGTCGGATGACCTCCTCGAAGAAGACGC
The Deltaproteobacteria bacterium genome window above contains:
- a CDS encoding FtsX-like permease family protein gives rise to the protein MRKLRTLLSTLGIVFGVAAVISMMSIGEGARREATEQIKLLGTNNIRVKRLELTGEMRAEAERRFSRGLTYDDALLVRDRLPGLLGVAPVKFLDQEARFGARQGVAQVVGTTPEYQDVTNFRVGQGRFLSPFDLRDSKRVCVLGSELKQDLFGYADALGAALTIGQSSCQVVGVMEPKLIREGRGAVIKLRNINRDVYLPITTALRRFPRTGDPAAIEEIAVRVADASQLSVTARAIRGIVGPQHRDVEDYEVMVPEELLAQAQRTQRIFNIVMGSIAGISLLVGGIGIMNIMLANVSERTREIGVRRAIGASKRDVLRQFLIETVLVCLAGGTIGTVIGFGMAKGITLYAGWATAFSLVSVLIAFGTAASVGLLFGLFPARQAAELHPVQALRFE
- a CDS encoding ABC transporter ATP-binding protein, whose protein sequence is MLIDATELRRSYWTGATEVPALRGVDLAVERGEFLAIMGPSGSGKSTLLHLLGCLDRPSGGRYRLDGVAVEQIEDTELSRIRNRKIGFVFQAFNLISQHDVLENVELPLVYAGVARPLRRERSLAILREVGLERRGRHRPTELSGGEMQRVAIARALVVEPLLLFGDEPTGNLDSKTGEDIMKLFVDLNRRGTTIVLVTHDPDVAAYAQRTIHMRDGHIVSDSKQPPAAAAPGA
- a CDS encoding efflux RND transporter periplasmic adaptor subunit, whose translation is MTRIGGRARSVIDEGIGRRLGLLFEAIGQRLRPLRERIEQPLRPVVEDIERRLRPLSEDIERRLRPVRERLADAGVVLRPRHWAAIAAALGVIAVYFSLGSGVQLKAEDLFEVWPGEFVAKITEPGELRALDSATISAAKDLTIIYLIPEGTYAKKGDVLARFDPGKYEMQLEEAKAARDVSEADLHKAETDLEAQRHRLQSEIARFETEVRFAQLDLDELKKRPLPSELTQAQMEVRRAQLAFDNAEAKRKLLPGLVEKGYITRETLEDAELKALEAKTTFQAAQFNLQRVKAGATRAELERATVRLEQAQFALEKAKRGMASQLESYEAGVEREKANIARAEQLIRTAETRLKVKEITAPKDGVVVYAKASENKGNDKIQLGMIPYEGQPILYLPDPSTIVADTEVNEVDISKVQVGGPAELKLDSLPGVTFRGTVLKIGSLARMKLTPAGTPSGVKVFDVTVKVDDKDERIRPGLSASVGIIVERRDHALSVPLSAVLARGGSQAVLVPYGRRIEERKVVLGPSNEHLVVVEEGLREGERVLVNPPPADRA
- a CDS encoding adenylate/guanylate cyclase domain-containing protein; translated protein: MAHAPAAAGAGAGAAPGRRAVRGGGRRARRLPRRRGAPPDDRRRLGLGGPAPADEDAHAGGDREGARLRARRGRGAPPPGGRGAPAGRARRHPGQPGLAPARCARGPPAALRARDGALPAGRHPAAHARGRPGAQPGRGPRGGRHRGARQRRLPDERGDRRVLILAAALAAVVVALVLWLGHTRRTAAALEERLAAAAGSLESLQQAFARFAPAQVVEDIIAQGVSTRSEKKEVTVLFADLKDFTALAEHLDPDLLVRILNGYFERLSRAITNHRGHVAKFIGDGILALFGALEENPWQTNDAAHAALAMRAALADYNAALAADGLPALAMGVGIHRGTVVAGVIGSAELIEYGVIGSAVNLAARVQELTRAHAVDVLVTAAVRDALDPRFTLHALPPLEVKGLPAPVGTFAVDRFDAETRAQTPSTP